From Primulina tabacum isolate GXHZ01 chromosome 2, ASM2559414v2, whole genome shotgun sequence, one genomic window encodes:
- the LOC142537274 gene encoding protein RGF1 INDUCIBLE TRANSCRIPTION FACTOR 1-like produces the protein MIMEHHDKPAWLESLYAQKFFASCPIHDSLKKNEKNICCLDCCNSICPHCVASHRSHRLLQIRRYVYHEVVRLEDLEKLMDCSNIQAYTINAAKVVFIKKRPQNRQFKGSGNYCTSCDRSLQEPFIHCSLGCKVDYVLKHYKNLSPFLKVCKTLQLSPDFFVPQDMGDDDETMYTTLSSDSDSDNVSFSCTELVRKKRSGLYVCGRLSNTVTDEDMATSMSRRKGIPHRSPLC, from the exons ATGATCATG GAGCATCATGACAAACCTGCATGGTTGGAATCTCTCTACGCGCAGAAATTCTTCGCCTCTTGCCCGATTCACGACAGTTTGAAGAAAAACGAGAAGAATATTTGTTGTTTAGATTGTTGCAATAGTATTTGCCCCCACTGTGTCGCTTCTCATCGATCCCACAGGCTTCTTCAGATTCGTCGGTACGTGTATCATGAAGTTGTTAGGTTGGAAGATCTTGAGAAGCTAATGGACTGCTCAAACATTCAG GCGTATACGATTAATGCCGCGAAGGTGGTGTTTATCAAGAAAAGGCCACAGAACAGGCAGTTCAAAGGGTCTGGAAACTACTGCACTTCTTGTGATAGGAGCCTCCAAGAACCCTTCATCCATTGCTCACTTGGTTGCAAG GTTGATTATGTCCTTAAACACTACAAGAATctttctccattcctgaaaGTATGCAAAACCCTACAACTTAGTCCAGATTTCTTCGTTCCTCAAGACATGGGGGACGACGACGAGACGATGTACACGACGTTGAGCTCGGACTCGGATTCCGATAACGTGAGCTTTTCTTGCACTGAGCTTGTGAGGAAAAAGCGAAGTGGACTATATGTTTGTGGAAGATTGTCTAATACAGTAACAGATGAGGACATGGCCACAAGCATGAGTAGGAGGAAAGGCATTCCTCATAGGTCACCATTGTGTTAg
- the LOC142537162 gene encoding F-box/LRR-repeat protein At3g26922-like yields the protein MKANTSMLPTTIEDLPEDVLVHILSFLPTLDANCTSILARSWRNLWHQVPGLRFDILPFYKKSSQIYSPARASFADCIGRAFFLLPPHRPLKYFQLAFHHADFGNREMEVRSWIRSAVRRGVLKLELRFYSHPWMEVRPRTWRIYFEDWRYIENMSETFEFLFLNIMNSSVTEVQLHNCAFSFPSNVSAGFESLKILVLHDVLLTHKHQIECLVLLCVNLEILQLESIQNTGVDEFRIHLKRLKKLTLKGHFRFADFDDSALLLMDIDTPELISLTVVDFGVWFSSIRLNVPSLVEADFDFSRRYSSNYDLWHSLIIYFQGVERLRIQNMWRFPPKMLPTFSYLKKLELITGFAEKDRLGICAFLEASPMLEMIIMDYDNLTVGWFDFDGFHDDEDKMDNNFVDLKIPRLKEIKLTNYRNSRNERYLVEMFKANKVILEKIVAVPPKCSGKAPSSPIVLWESKPLALVRVCLFGPITSFFQSRMNN from the exons ATGAAGGCTAACACCAGTATGCTCCCGACCACCATCGAAGATTTACCGGAAGATGTACTCGTCCATATACTCTCGTTTTTGCCTACTTTGGACGCAAATTGTACCAGCATACTGGCCCGGTCATGGCGCAATCTTTGGCACCAGGTACCTGGACTTCGTTTTGACATTCTTCCTTTTTACAAGAAATCTTCGCAAATCTATTCCCCCGCTCGAGCTTCATTCGCGGACTGCATAGGGCGAGCATTTTTTCTACTACCACCCCACAGGCCTCTCAAATATTTTCAACTAGCTTTTCACCACGCGGATTTCGGAAACCGTGAAATGGAAGTTCGCTCGTGGATTCGCAGCGCAGTCAGACGTGGAGTTTTAAAACTAGAACTACGTTTTTACAGCCACCCTTGGATGGAGGTCAGACCACGGACATGGAGGATATATTTTGAAGACTGGAGATATATCGAAAACATGTCCGAGACATTTGAGTTCTTGTTCTTAAATATTATGAACAGCTCAGTCACGGAAGTTCAACTCCATAATTGTGCTTTTAGTTTCCCTTCCAATGTATCTGCGGGATTTGAATCCCTCAAGATATTGGTGCTACATGATGTGCTGTTGACGCACAAGCACCAGATAGAATGTTTGGTGTTATTATGCGTCAATCTCGAAATATTGCAATTGGAGTCGATACAGAATACAGGGGTGGATGAATTTCGCATTCACCTAAAAAGGCTTAAGAAATTAACACTGAAAGGCCATTTCAGGTTTGCTGACTTTGATGATAGTGCTCTACTTTTAATGGATATCGACACACCAGAACTTATTTCATTGACAGTGGTCGATTTCGGTGTTTGGTTCAGCTCTATACGCCTCAATGTGCCATCATTGGTTGAAGCTGATTTCGATTTCAGCAGAAGATATTCCAGTAATTACGATCTTTGGCATAGTTTGATTATCTACTTTCAGGGTGTGGAGCGGCTGCGCATTCAAAACATGTGGCGTTTTCCG CCGAAAATGCTGCCTACGTTCAGTTATCTCAAAAAATTGGAGCTGATTACTGGGTTTGCCGAGAAAGATCGACTCGGTATATGCGCCTTTCTTGAAGCATCACCTATGCTTGAAATGATAATCATGGATTATGACAACCTCACGGTCGGCTGGTTTGATTTCGATGGTTTTCATGACGATGAA GACAAGATGGATAACAATTTTGTTGATCTCAAAATACCAAGACTTAAAGAAATTAAGTTGACAAATTACAGAAATAGCAGGAACGAGCGGTATTTGGTGGAGATGTTCAAGGCAAACAAAGTGATCTTGGAGAAGATCGTGGCTGTTCCGCCAAAATGTTCCGGTAAAGCACCGTCGTCCCCGATAGTGCTTTGGGAATCTAAACCGCTTGCATTGGTACGTGTATGTTTATTTGGTCCAATtacatctttctttcaatctcgTATGAATAATTGA
- the LOC142525363 gene encoding protein SCARECROW-like: MAAKAFAFGAIEGDNIRAARGGDTADHLSNYSTAPLQGCSKMVRKRAASEMELQQAVHGARFLRRAAAGTASPPTPHGDYGDVTSLPLPNPQSQHLIQAPSYSTMMQSNYNNATNLNTRAASARSDPSFYFIQNNVYYTAGATSTTALTNFTDSSAASSSLPSQISSSTPPLCVFSGLPLFPPDGSRGATTLQLSPASTSCSSLVTEETATWIDGIVKDLIQSSNVSIHQLILNVREIIHPCNPNLATLLEYRLRSLTTPSDDVRSGRKLDMLPPLNFESPSELRLHMQADNNSFLLSQGLNAEPMINHGISWPPSNTQIHIQSNTPRTSSALSFASSPVTILSNSDEMPEQAQPQDQHLAHQQRQLKSPPGDSTTKLGRTINSAIETRKEKKEEYRQQQRDEQGLQLLTLLLQCAEAVSADKLDEANKLLLEISQLATPFGTSAQRVAAYFSEAMSARLVSSCIGIYAALPTVPHSQKMATAFQVFNGISPFVKFSHFTANQAIQEAFEREDRVHIIDLDIMQGLQWPGLFHILASRPGGPPFVRLTGLGNSAEALEATGKRLSDFAEKLGLPFEFSPITEKVGNLNPENLNVSSREAVAVHWLQHSLYDVTGSDANTLWFLQRVSPKVVTVVEQDLSHTGSFLGRFVEAIHYYSALFDSLGACYGEESEERHAVEQQLLSREIKNVLGVGGPSRRGEAKFTNWREKLQQSGFKGISLAGNAAAQATLLLGMFPSSGGYTLVEDKGSLKLGWKDLCLLTASAWRPSLSTE, encoded by the exons ATGGCGGCGAAGGCTTTTGCTTTTGGGGCTATCGAGGGTGATAACATACGTGCAGCTCGCGGGGGAGACACTGCTGATCATTTGAGTAATTATTCCACCGCTCCATTGCAGGGCTGCAGCAAAATGGTCAGAAAGAGGGCTGCGTCGGAGATGGAACTCCAACAAGCCGTCCACGGGGCCAGATTCCTCCGCCGGGCGGCCGCTGGTACCGCGTCGCCGCCGACACCTCATGGTGACTACGGGGATGTTACTAGTCTTCCTCTTCCTAACCCACAATCTCAACATTTAATACAAGCCCCCAGCTACTCCACGATGATGCAATCTAATTATAATAATGCCACGAATTTGAACACCAGGGCGGCGTCAGCCAGGTCAGacccttctttttattttattcaaaataatgtTTATTACACCGCCGGAGCTACTAGCACCACCGCCTTGACTAATTTCACGGACTCCTCTGCCGCCTCCTCTAGCTTACCATCTCAAATCTCTTCTAGTACTCCTCCACTATGTGTTTTCTCGGGCTTGCCGTTGTTTCCTCCAGATGGAAGCAGAGGTGCAACTACCTTGCAGCTGTCTCCTGCTTCCACCAGCTGCTCTAGTTTAGTCACGGAGGAGACCGCAACATGGATCGATGGAATCGTAAAAGATCTCATCCAAAGCTCCAACGTCTCCATTCACCAACTCATTCTCAATGTCCGGGAGATTATTCATCCCTGCaaccctaatcttgccaccctACTCGAGTATAGGCTCCGTTCACTCACTACACCCAGTGATGACGTTAGGAGTGGTAGAAAGTTGGACATGTTGCCGCCTCTCAATTTTGAAAGCCCTTCCGAGCTTAGATTGCATATGCAGGCCGACAACAATAGTTTCTTGCTCTCACAGGGCCTTAACGCTGAGCCTATGATCAATCATGGCATAAGCTGGCCTCCCAGTAACACCCAGATCCACATTCAAAGCAATACTCCTAGGACGTCGAGTGCTCTTTCTTTTGCTTCCTCGCCGGTGACCATTCTTTCCAATTCTGATGAGATGCCTGAACAAGCTCAACCCCAGGACCAACACTTAGCGCATCAGCAGCGGCAGCTGAAGAGTCCGCCTGGAGATTCCACCACGAAACTAGGGAGAACAATCAACTCCGCTATCGAGACAAGGAAGGAAAAGAAAGAGGAATATAGACAACAGCAAAGAGACGAACAAGGCCTGCAACTTTTGACTTTACTCCTTCAGTGTGCGGAGGCGGTGTCAGCAGATAAATTGGATGAAGCTAACAAGCTGCTTTTGGAGATCTCCCAACTCGCCACACCATTTGGCACGTCTGCCCAACGAGTTGCTGCTTACTTCTCAGAGGCAATGTCAGCCAGGCTAGTCAGCTCGTGCATAGGGATATATGCTGCGTTGCCAACTGTGCCGCACAGCCAGAAGATGGCGACGGCTTTTCAAGTCTTCAATGGGATCAGCCCTTTTGTCAAGTTCTCGCACTTCACTGCTAACCAGGCCATTCAAGAAGCGTTCGAGAGAGAAGATAGGGTTCACATAATAGACCTCGACATCATGCAAGGGCTACAGTGGCCAGGCCTCTTTCACATATTGGCATCTCGGCCCGGTGGTCCTCCATTTGTTCGCCTAACAGGATTAGGAAACTCCGCCGAGGCTCTCGAAGCAACTGGAAAGCGCTTGTCAGATTTTGCGGAGAAATTGGGGCTGCCATTCGAGTTTTCGCCTATAACCGAAAAAGTTGGCAACCTCAACCCAGAGAATTTAAATGTGAGCAGCAGGGAGGCTGTTGCGGTTCACTGGTTGCAGCATTCGCTATACGATGTCACTGGCTCCGACGCCAATACGTTATGGTTCTTGCAAAG AGTATCCCCTAAAGTGGTCACAGTCGTCGAGCAAGACTTGAGCCATACAGGTTCTTTCCTGGGAAGATTCGTCGAAGCGATTCATTACTACTCGGCCTTGTTCGACTCTCTTGGAGCTTGCTACGGGGAAGAGAGCGAAGAAAGGCATGCAGTGGAGCAGCAACTATTGTCCAGGGAGATAAAGAACGTGTTGGGCGTCGGGGGTCCATCGAGAAGAGGGGAGGCCAAATTCACAAATTGGAGAGAAAAGCTTCAGCAATCTGGCTTTAAAGGTATATCGTTGGCTGGCAATGCCGCCGCCCAGGCCACTCTTCTGCTTGGAATGTTCCCTAGTTCTGGTGGCTACACTCTAGTGGAGGATAAGGGCTCCCTTAAGCTTGGTTGGAAAGATCTGTGTTTGCTCACTGCATCGGCCTGGAGGCCTTCCTTGTCCACCGAGTAG
- the LOC142525380 gene encoding histone acetyltransferase TAP1-like, translating to MRCFCVYGYPSLLSLDCRSHPPNFPSPQHLVLGTGSRNQKISGLKVRFWESIRSGILKNNMAQVIEPPSTTEEEENALPEEFVLVERTQPDGIVEQIIFSSGGSVDLYDLQALCDKVGWPRRPLSKLAAALRNSYMVATLHSVSKSAGEEGNGQKKLIGMARATSDHAFNATIWDVLVDPSYQGQGLGKALIEKLVRSLLQRDIGNISLFADSQVVEFYRNLGFEPDPEGIKGMFWHPKY from the exons ATGCGCTGCTTCTGTGTATACGGTTACCCTTCACTTCTTTCTCTTGATTGCCGCTCTCACCCGCCAAATTTCCCGTCTCCTCAGCATCTCGTGCTGGGGACAG GTAGCAGGAACCAAAAGATTTCTGGACTTAAGGTTCGCTTTTGGGAATCCATAAGATCAGG GATTTTGAAGAACAATATGGCACAAGTTATAGAACCGCCTTCCACAACCGAAGAAGAGGAAAATGCCTTACCTGAAGAATTTGTTCTTGTTGAGAGAACCcaacctgatggaatagtcgaACAGATCATATTTTCATCCGGTGGCAGTGTCGATTTGTATGATCTTCAAGCTTTGTGTGATAAG GTTGGTTGGCCTCGAAGGCCTCTGTCAAAGCTTGCTGCAGCTCTGAGAAATAGCTATATGGTTGCTACGTTGCATTCTGTGAGCAAATCAGCAGGCGAAG AGGGAAACGGACAAAAGAAGTTGATTGGGATGGCCCGTGCTACGTCTGACCATGCTTTTAATGCTACAATTTGGGATGTTCTTGTTGATCCTTCATATCAG GGCCAAGGACTTGGGAAAGCCCTTATCGAGAAGCTTGTAAGGTCACTATTGCAACGGGACATTGGAAATATTTCACTTTTTGCCGATAGTCAAG TCGTGGAGTTCTATCGGAACCTGGGTTTCGAACCTGACCCCGAGGGTATTAAAGGCATGTTCTGGCACCCAAAGTATTAG
- the LOC142525387 gene encoding uncharacterized protein LOC142525387: MRLVRDLVLLCLCVWLFLLLRVIRAQSPPSPTSNSMFSNARALDALLQDYAYQAFVRPRTGVVYDGAVPSNLSGIQVSAMRLRSGSLRTKGVRMYKEFEIPKGVKGQPYTERLVLVYQNLGNWSMVYYPLPGYMYLSPILGLLAYDAADLMAKNLPVLDIKATGQPISIKFSELKSVPEGSVPKCASFDLNGSVSFSSVMSDNICTTFQQGHFSIAVESIAPAPAPFSFPSPPSPSPPPPRGISGAQEEQQGSNNSKVWIIVGSVVGGFALLIILGLVIVWLCRYKHRKKMHQMERAAEVGEALHMTTVGSSKAPVATGTRTQPTLETEYIP, encoded by the coding sequence ATGAGGCTTGTTAGAGATCTTGTATTGCTTTGTCTCTGTGTGTGGTTATTCTTGTTGCTGAGAGTCATCAGAGCTCAATCACCTCCTTCTCCAACGTCTAATTCAATGTTTAGTAATGCACGGGCACTAGATGCTCTCCTCCAAGACTATGCGTACCAGGCATTTGTGCGTCCACGAACCGGTGTTGTCTATGATGGGGCTGTCCCCTCTAATCTGTCCGGGATTCAGGTCTCGGCCATGAGACTCAGGAGTGGTAGCTTAAGGACAAAGGGTGTTCGTATGTACAAGGAGTTTGAGATTCCCAAGGGTGTTAAGGGACAGCCTTACACTGAGAGGCTTGTTTTGGTCTACCAGAATTTGGGCAATTGGTCTATGGTATATTACCCCCTTCCTGGTTACATGTATTTATCACCAATATTGGGCCTTCTAGCTTATGATGCTGCTGATCTTATGGCCAAAAACTTACCTGTGCTGGATATCAAGGCAACTGGTCAACCCATATCTATCAAGTTTTCGGAATTAAAGTCGGTGCCAGAAGGATCAGTTCCCAAGTGTGCTTCATTTGATTTAAATGGTTCAGTTAGTTTCTCTAGTGTGATGTCAGATAATATCTGTACGACATTCCAACAGGGGCACTTCTCTATTGCAGTGGAATCAATTGCCCCAGCTCCTGCACCATTCTCCTTCCCTTCACCACCATCGCCGTCACCTCCGCCACCAAGAGGAATTAGTGGTGCTCAAGAAGAGCAGCAAGGGAGTAACAATTCCAAGGTCTGGATAATAGTGGGGTCCGTGGTAGGAGGATTTGCATTGTTAATCATTCTAGGACTCGTGATCGTGTGGCTGTGCAGGTATAAACACAGGAAGAAAATGCACCAAATGGAGAGGGCAGCGGAGGTGGGGGAGGCTTTGCATATGACCACTGTTGGAAGCAGTAAAGCACCAGTAGCTACTGGAACAAGGACACAACCAACGCTTGAGACCGAATACATACCCTGA